The proteins below come from a single Hippocampus zosterae strain Florida chromosome 5, ASM2543408v3, whole genome shotgun sequence genomic window:
- the tmem106ba gene encoding transmembrane protein 106Ba: MRKSQSLLARHKEDTQEGLMPNTDEYDETPAQDAKNGDVSQFPYVEFTGRDSVTCPTCQGTGRIPRGQENQLVALIPYSDQRLRPSRTKLYVTISVCLCLLLSSLAVFFLFPRTINVDYVGVKSAYVGYDHEKQIIYLNITNTLNITNNNYYAITVTNITAQVEFAKTVIGKAKFNNSTVIVPLDQRQIDYTTPTVIAAELNMFDYCTLQSIRVHNMVVTMQVTVTTSYFGHAEQVSQEMYQYVDCGGNTTSLHGHVQVF, encoded by the exons ATGAGGAAGTCCCAGTCATTGCTGGCCAGGCACAAAGAGGACACTCAGGAGGGATTGATGCCAAACACGGACGAATATGATGAGACGCCAGCACAGGACGCAAAGAACGGCGATGTGTCGCAATTTCCCTATGTGGAGTTCACCGGACGGGACAGTGTGACCTGTCCCACGTGTCAGGGCACCGGTCGCATCCCACGag GTCAGGAGAATCAGCTGGTGGCTCTGATCCCCTACAGCGACCAAAGGCTGAGGCCAAGTAGGAC AAAGCTTTACGTGACCATATCGGTGTGCCTGTGCCTACTGCTGTCCAGCCTTGCCGTCTTCTTCTTGTTCCCTCGCACAATCAACGTCGACTACGTGGGCGTGAAGTCAGCCTATGTGGGCTACGATCACGAGAAGCAGATCATCTATCTCAATATTACA AATACTCTGAACATCACAAATAACAACTATTATGCCATAACGGTAACCAACATCACCGCCCAAGTGGAGTTTGCCAAGACAGTGATCGGCAAGGCCAAGTTCAACAACAGTACTGTCATCGTACCTCTGGACCAACGACAG attgactacacaactcccACTGTGATTGCGGCTGAGTTAAATATGTT CGACTACTGCACGCTGCAGTCCATCAGAGTGCACAACATGGTGGTCACAATGCA AGTTACCGTGACCACGTCGTACTTTGGCCATGCCGAGCAGGTGTCCCAGGAGATGTATCAGTATGTGGACTGCGGAGGGAACACCACGTCCCTGCATGGGCATGTGCAGGTCTTCTAA